A genomic window from Schistocerca serialis cubense isolate TAMUIC-IGC-003099 chromosome 4, iqSchSeri2.2, whole genome shotgun sequence includes:
- the LOC126474598 gene encoding uncharacterized protein LOC126474598, giving the protein MAAPSMRLYCTWHVDRCWRKNIKCKIQGVEKQGEVYKQIRTLMHEQDVDSFDEMLNIVLERLECDPDTVQFATYFRDNYVGNANCWAYCHRLNAGINTNMHIERMHRTIKYIYLGSKCVKRLDKAIFALMSFVKHKLFDRLIVLNKGKLTSKLKDICLRHKSGNNIKEDFITMEFLGWKVRSSSRRSTDYFVYDNDFQCNCRLMCIKCRACIHRYSCTCIDYTIKWNMCKHIRSVCQIQLKQEPSEHLRNSEVTLTESEDISVVDEKTEILAEVTKKSVNDSVPLSVQRRELITEFSGIVSELTSNDLETAKKMLSSLTATVAVGMLQQKQAPLQIERKQSQKILPQRRLYSTKKNKRSNNASLVLPNSEESSLIKLSLLADKEDALVEKGSAVQKQPTIKNTEGVAGPFPITACALQHSPTNRSTPMIQPIAKQAEVVSSPSLATSYVLKHSPRNSSTSTIQPIPKQAVVVPHPSIGTVRVLLHSSTNGAVLPHLNQ; this is encoded by the exons ATGGCAGCTCCATCTATGCGACTTTATTGTACATGGCATGTTGATAGATGTTGGAGGAAGAATATCAAATGTAAGATTCAAGGTGTAGAAAAACAAGGTGAAGTATACAAGCAAATcagaactttgatgcatgagcaggATGTAGATTCATTTgatgagatgttaaatattgtgctAGAGAGATTGGAATGTGATCCTGATACAGTTCAATTTGCCACATACTTCCGAGACAACTATGTTGGGAATGCAAATTGTTGGGCATATTGCCATAGATTGAATGCTGGAATCAATACCAACATGCATATAGAAAGAATGCATCGCACTATTAAATATATATATCTAGGTAGTAAATGTGTCAAGCGTTTAGACAAAGCTATTTTTGCATTGATGTCATTTGTGAAGCACAAACTGTTTGACAGGCTTATTGTGCTAAATAAAGGTAAACTGACTAGTAAACTTAAGGACATTTGCCTTCGGCATAAATCAGGGAATAATATTAAGGAGGACTTCATTACTATGGAGTTTTTGGGTTGGAAAGTGCGTTCTTCTTCAAGAAGGTCAACAGATTATTTTGTATATGATAATGACTTTCAGTGCAACTGCAGATTGATGTGCATTAAATGCAGGGCTTGCATTCATAGGTATTCTTGTACATGTATTGACTATACCATCAAATGGAATATGTGCAAGCACATACGTAGTGTTTGCCAGATTCAGTTAAAGCAGGAACCTTCTGAACACCTAAGAAATAGTGAAGTTACACTTACTGAGAGTGAAGATATTTCTGTTGTAGATGAGAAAACAGAAATACTAGCAGAGGTAACGAAAAAAAGTGTTAATGATTCTGTACCTTTGTCAGTCCAAAGAAGGGAACTTATCACAGAGTTTTCTGGTATTGTATCTGAGCTGACCTCAAATGACTTGGAAACTGCTAAAAAAATGTTATCATCACTAACGGCAACTGTAGCTGTCGGAATGTTGCAGCAAAAACAGGCACCACTGCAAATAGAAAGGAAACAATCACAAAAGATTTTACCTCAACGTAGACTGTActctacaaagaaaaacaaaaggagTAATAATGCATCCCTGGTGCTACCAAATTCAGAAGAATCCAGTTTGATCAAATTATCTCTACTGGCAGACAAAGAAGATGCACTTGTGGAAAAAG GTTCAGCTGTTCAAAAGCAACcaacaataaaaaatacagagGGTGTAGCAGGTCCATTCCCCATTACAGCATGTGCCCTACAGCACAGCCCGACGAATC GCTCAACTCCCATGattcagccaatagcaaaacaggcTGAGGTGGTATCTAGTCCGTCTCTCGCTACATCGTATGTGCTGAAACACAGCCCGAGGAATA GCTCAACTTCCACAATTCAACCAATACCAAAACAGGCTGTGGTGGTACCACATCCGTCCATCGGTACAGTGCGTGTGTTGCTACACAGCTCAACAAATG GTGCTGTTCTCCCACATTTAAACCAGTGA